In a single window of the Candidatus Neomarinimicrobiota bacterium genome:
- a CDS encoding prolyl oligopeptidase family serine peptidase, with translation MKNALLLNLVITSGLLATIINVPADSPSIQSGIDNATDGDTVLVAPGEYLENINFDGKAVFLSSHFALDQDTSHISGTIIDGSSANASVVTITSRTDTAAVLNGFTITGGSGNYVSSWAGLAGAGPPVLGGGVFVLGGAKITNNHIIDNHILRSSEIDGAGIFIHSGSSATWDIGTVVVNNNLIANNSLVGESLLFGAGVSLSGEGSIRISNNLISHNSVIGHSTVVGGGISIFVTRNVVLSGNTINSNTVNAVNDIDRISGGGGIFIFANSPILYNNLITENAAPHGGGIAAWGNHVGFNFRLINSTIANNHASRKGGGLFLTNGHCTAVNNIVWGNTALTDLGIYIRGNLNISYSITQETFPGDGNLQTDPLFENEIFHLSSASPAIDAGNPGPGYNDCFDPANPTQPLWPAMGTLNADMGAYGGNDTVQVDIEDYLILENFQYEVHGDMHYRFALPLDFDSDSLYPLSVVLHGSGQWGSDNEWQLYEGLPWRANAEHYGYNEFTIVPQAPTQDWGENNIATVHEIIRSVIDEYPVDTTRIVVTGWSMGGGGTWRMLNHTPDLFAAAVTVSTVSGYQSGTKHVPAWMFHGSEDSGVSYSLGRIAFYESTGLTTVYAEDSTNTQLLDAINNNARVIYSEFAGADHIIVKHAYDNYFLFEWLKKQSRRLVYPTESYVSYINEDSLHFISTIINPHEFSFEHTVRVENWGFDHIDDFMLYDDGQHGDSLAQDGIWGNYVEMPAPIDKYRIGIEIRNMETEQDFNFQDLVHFTNIGPLSFESTEQLHPANGAIPANSSIYFNLSVQNLGSTTAEDITVEIEDADTNAVINGGYSTSMVEEIPPGGVGQTLSYLGVRTAADIMDGTPIYFNVLIKSGGVPFWEDTGVLLGYVGIDENDQQIPIAYDLKQNFPNPFNPVTTISYDLPEKSEIALTIFDITGREVIILDQADKPPGGYEVQWGGVDQAANPVSTGVYFCRLQTGSYSKTIKMVYLR, from the coding sequence ATGAAAAATGCATTACTTTTAAACCTGGTGATTACTTCAGGGCTTCTAGCAACCATCATCAATGTTCCGGCCGATTCACCCAGTATTCAGTCGGGTATTGATAACGCCACTGATGGTGATACGGTTTTGGTAGCACCTGGAGAATATCTCGAGAACATAAATTTTGACGGGAAGGCAGTATTTCTTTCAAGTCACTTTGCCCTGGATCAGGATACATCACATATTAGTGGTACTATCATCGATGGAAGCTCAGCCAACGCATCTGTGGTCACCATCACATCACGCACAGATACAGCCGCCGTCCTCAATGGTTTTACTATTACTGGGGGGAGTGGAAACTACGTCTCAAGCTGGGCCGGTCTTGCAGGTGCCGGTCCGCCTGTATTGGGCGGAGGTGTCTTTGTATTAGGTGGAGCAAAAATCACAAATAACCACATTATCGATAATCACATACTGCGCAGTAGCGAGATAGATGGTGCAGGTATTTTTATTCATTCAGGATCATCGGCCACGTGGGACATTGGAACTGTTGTCGTAAACAATAACCTAATTGCGAACAATAGTCTTGTGGGTGAATCACTCCTTTTTGGGGCTGGTGTTTCTCTCTCGGGAGAGGGAAGTATAAGGATAAGCAATAATCTGATTTCACATAACTCGGTGATTGGACATTCAACAGTAGTCGGAGGTGGTATCTCTATATTTGTTACCCGGAATGTAGTCCTGAGTGGCAATACTATAAATTCAAATACGGTGAATGCAGTTAATGATATAGATCGTATTTCTGGCGGTGGCGGCATCTTTATTTTCGCGAACAGTCCGATCTTATACAATAATCTCATAACTGAAAATGCAGCGCCCCATGGTGGCGGAATAGCCGCTTGGGGTAATCATGTAGGCTTTAATTTCCGATTAATTAATAGTACCATTGCCAATAATCACGCAAGCAGAAAGGGTGGTGGCCTATTTTTAACCAACGGGCACTGTACGGCAGTTAACAATATAGTTTGGGGTAATACGGCACTTACAGATCTGGGTATCTATATCAGAGGTAATCTCAATATCAGCTATTCCATTACTCAGGAAACATTTCCAGGTGATGGAAACCTCCAAACTGACCCACTGTTTGAAAATGAAATATTCCATCTGAGCAGTGCAAGTCCAGCCATTGACGCTGGTAATCCGGGTCCTGGATATAATGATTGTTTTGACCCCGCCAACCCGACTCAACCGTTGTGGCCAGCTATGGGTACCCTAAATGCCGATATGGGAGCTTATGGTGGGAATGATACCGTGCAAGTAGACATAGAGGACTATTTAATTCTAGAAAATTTTCAGTATGAAGTACATGGAGATATGCACTATCGCTTTGCCCTCCCCCTGGATTTTGATAGTGACTCGCTTTATCCACTAAGTGTTGTTTTGCATGGATCTGGTCAGTGGGGCTCAGACAATGAATGGCAGCTGTATGAGGGATTGCCATGGCGAGCAAACGCCGAACACTACGGATATAATGAATTCACAATCGTACCTCAGGCTCCCACTCAGGATTGGGGAGAGAATAACATAGCCACAGTCCATGAAATCATCAGAAGTGTCATCGATGAATACCCGGTTGACACGACACGTATTGTGGTCACTGGATGGTCAATGGGGGGTGGCGGAACCTGGCGGATGCTGAACCATACCCCGGATCTTTTTGCTGCGGCTGTAACTGTGAGTACTGTCAGCGGGTATCAATCTGGGACCAAACACGTTCCTGCCTGGATGTTTCATGGGTCTGAAGATTCTGGCGTTAGTTATTCGTTAGGCCGCATTGCTTTTTATGAGAGCACTGGGCTAACCACGGTTTATGCTGAAGACTCAACCAACACACAACTCCTTGATGCAATCAACAACAATGCGAGAGTTATTTATTCAGAATTTGCTGGGGCGGATCACATCATAGTCAAACATGCTTATGATAATTATTTCTTGTTTGAATGGCTAAAAAAGCAATCTCGCAGATTAGTCTACCCCACAGAAAGCTATGTCAGCTATATAAATGAAGATTCACTTCACTTCATTTCTACAATTATAAACCCACACGAGTTTTCATTTGAGCATACCGTAAGAGTTGAGAACTGGGGCTTTGACCATATCGATGATTTCATGCTATATGATGACGGTCAACATGGTGACAGTCTAGCTCAAGATGGTATTTGGGGGAACTATGTGGAGATGCCTGCGCCAATTGATAAATATAGAATAGGTATTGAGATCAGAAATATGGAGACTGAACAGGATTTTAATTTTCAGGATCTTGTCCATTTTACGAACATTGGACCCTTGTCTTTCGAATCCACGGAGCAACTCCATCCAGCAAATGGAGCTATCCCAGCAAACAGCAGTATCTACTTTAATCTGAGTGTCCAGAATCTAGGATCGACCACAGCAGAAGATATAACTGTTGAGATAGAAGATGCTGACACAAATGCTGTGATAAATGGTGGCTATTCAACTTCAATGGTAGAGGAAATTCCCCCAGGAGGTGTGGGGCAGACATTATCCTATCTCGGTGTGCGCACTGCCGCGGATATAATGGACGGGACGCCTATTTATTTTAATGTTCTCATAAAATCTGGAGGGGTCCCCTTCTGGGAAGACACAGGTGTTTTGCTGGGCTATGTTGGAATTGATGAAAACGACCAACAAATTCCGATCGCCTATGATTTAAAACAGAATTTTCCCAACCCCTTCAACCCTGTCACAACCATCAGCTATGATTTGCCTGAAAAATCAGAA
- a CDS encoding M61 family metallopeptidase, producing the protein MRFTAKIILGLILIWSGLFGKSVQYTLSMSEPHTHLFEVEMRLEGAKGTEVVALPVWTPGSYLVREYARNVQDISARSADDTMLKIKKIDKNHWQVKGKGSQDIIVTYRVYAFEHSVRTSFLNADHALVVPASVLMYWEKNLQRKHHLHINMPERWSEITTALEPFNQPGNVDFIAKDYDELVDSPLELGNQHIVNFEVLGKPHVMALYGASNYADSVLVSDFTKIIEAEAKIFGGLPYDHYSFIFHVEEGRGGLEHANSSVNFIRRWSFNDDERYKSFLSLVAHEFFHTWNVKRLAPQGVASFDYDQENYLDELWMAEGFTSYYDELILQRIGHVDKAAYLDVLKDEINTLESRPGKHHQSVAESSFDAWIKYYRSNEHSSNSTISYYNKGHLLGLLLDIKIIAAMEGKSSLDDVMFRLNRDFAQQQKGYTSDDVRKVCEAVSGLNLTTFFDDFIFGVEPLPYDEVFALAGLDLDSTTEKSSYHGATLRDRSGGIMITSVVENSPAWDAGLNVHDELVAIDGFRVKSATPDYFKEKVPGDRIICTVSRNGILVDIHLTVGFKPTEISELKQIEEPSDTQKLVFEKWLGLSWEDEVKE; encoded by the coding sequence ATGCGTTTTACTGCAAAGATAATACTTGGTTTGATTCTGATTTGGTCCGGCTTGTTTGGGAAAAGTGTCCAATACACCCTTTCAATGTCAGAACCCCACACCCATCTCTTTGAAGTTGAGATGCGGCTTGAAGGAGCTAAAGGCACTGAGGTGGTGGCTCTCCCAGTCTGGACACCCGGCTCTTATCTGGTGCGAGAATATGCCAGGAATGTCCAGGATATCAGTGCCCGCAGTGCAGATGATACCATGTTAAAGATCAAAAAGATTGACAAGAATCACTGGCAGGTGAAGGGCAAGGGTAGTCAGGATATCATTGTGACCTATCGCGTCTACGCCTTTGAACATAGTGTTCGAACCAGTTTTCTCAATGCCGACCATGCACTGGTCGTCCCAGCCAGCGTCCTCATGTACTGGGAGAAGAACCTGCAGCGGAAACATCATCTGCATATCAATATGCCGGAAAGATGGTCAGAGATCACCACGGCCCTGGAACCTTTCAATCAACCCGGGAATGTGGATTTCATTGCGAAGGATTATGATGAGTTGGTTGACTCTCCCCTGGAGTTGGGAAACCAGCATATCGTAAACTTTGAGGTTTTGGGAAAACCCCATGTCATGGCATTGTACGGTGCCAGCAATTATGCTGATTCAGTTTTGGTCAGTGATTTTACAAAGATCATTGAAGCAGAGGCTAAAATATTCGGTGGTCTACCTTATGATCATTACAGCTTCATTTTTCATGTAGAAGAAGGTCGCGGGGGTCTGGAACACGCCAACTCCTCCGTTAATTTTATCCGACGCTGGTCCTTCAATGATGATGAACGCTATAAAAGTTTTCTGTCACTGGTGGCCCACGAATTTTTCCACACCTGGAACGTAAAACGTCTCGCCCCCCAGGGTGTCGCCAGTTTTGACTATGACCAGGAAAATTATCTGGATGAGCTCTGGATGGCTGAGGGCTTCACCAGCTATTATGATGAACTCATTTTGCAACGCATTGGACATGTGGACAAAGCAGCCTATCTGGACGTATTGAAAGATGAGATTAACACCCTGGAATCCCGGCCCGGGAAACATCACCAGTCCGTGGCTGAGTCCAGTTTTGATGCCTGGATAAAATATTATCGATCAAACGAGCACTCCAGCAATTCAACCATATCCTATTATAACAAGGGTCATCTGCTGGGGCTGCTGCTGGATATCAAGATCATTGCTGCTATGGAGGGTAAGTCCAGCCTGGATGATGTCATGTTCAGGTTGAATCGCGATTTTGCCCAGCAGCAGAAGGGCTACACCAGTGATGATGTTCGCAAAGTCTGCGAGGCTGTCAGTGGGTTGAATTTGACCACCTTTTTCGATGATTTTATATTTGGTGTAGAGCCCCTGCCCTATGACGAGGTTTTTGCTCTGGCGGGATTAGATTTGGATTCCACCACAGAAAAGAGTTCCTATCATGGAGCAACCCTGCGCGACAGAAGCGGTGGCATCATGATCACCTCTGTTGTCGAAAATTCTCCCGCCTGGGATGCCGGTCTCAATGTCCATGATGAGCTGGTGGCCATCGATGGTTTCAGGGTGAAAAGCGCAACTCCAGACTACTTTAAAGAAAAGGTCCCAGGTGACAGGATCATCTGCACCGTGAGCCGCAATGGCATTCTGGTGGATATTCATCTCACAGTGGGTTTTAAACCGACAGAAATCTCAGAACTCAAACAGATCGAGGAACCCAGTGATACCCAAAAGCTGGTTTTTGAGAAGTGGTTGGGACTATCCTGGGAAGACGAAGTTAAAGAGTAG
- a CDS encoding transposase, which yields MHRNSRRRPYRPFGYYFITTNVCEGFAVLNRLDYGHLLEHVLYFSARIHSSTIIAYKINPDHVHLIVQIGKKGTISDFMGSWKRQFSRQVNQLLFQEALSNTVYPGNDVPPGDDSNRRLVTTNNFRWQKSYHSHLITSHRDFENHINYILKQQKHHGLEDNKYCFVDHGHVFKFK from the coding sequence ATGCATCGTAATTCACGACGACGCCCTTATCGCCCATTTGGCTATTATTTTATTACCACCAACGTGTGTGAAGGGTTTGCTGTTCTTAACAGACTTGACTATGGACACCTTCTGGAGCATGTCTTGTATTTTTCCGCTCGAATCCACTCGAGCACAATCATTGCGTATAAAATCAATCCTGATCATGTCCACTTGATTGTCCAGATTGGCAAGAAGGGGACAATCTCGGATTTTATGGGATCGTGGAAACGGCAATTTTCCAGGCAGGTAAATCAACTCCTGTTCCAAGAGGCCCTGAGTAATACAGTATATCCGGGTAACGATGTACCACCAGGCGACGATTCGAATCGTCGCCTGGTGACAACCAACAATTTCCGTTGGCAAAAATCATATCACTCCCACCTGATCACAAGTCACCGGGATTTTGAGAATCACATCAATTATATCCTCAAACAGCAAAAACATCACGGTTTGGAGGACAATAAATATTGTTTTGTTGATCATGGACATGTTTTCAAATTTAAATGA
- a CDS encoding superoxide dismutase [Fe] (SodB; iron binding; present under aerobic and anaerobic conditions; destroys free radicals), translated as MKHELPALPFAQDALAPVISAETLDYHYGKHHNAYVTNLNNLTPGTEFENSSLEEIIMKASGGIFNNAAQVWNHTFYWNCLSPNGGGAPSGDLGAAMDAAFGSFDNFKAEFSKAAATNFGSGWTWLVKNADGSLAIASTSNAGTPMTSGQTALLTVDVWEHAYYVDYRNARPKYLEEIWKIFNWDFVAEQFAK; from the coding sequence ATGAAACACGAATTACCAGCCCTACCATTTGCTCAAGACGCTTTGGCTCCAGTGATCTCAGCAGAGACCCTGGATTATCACTATGGCAAGCACCACAATGCCTATGTCACAAATCTGAATAATCTGACTCCTGGAACTGAGTTCGAAAACTCAAGTCTGGAAGAAATTATTATGAAAGCCTCAGGGGGTATTTTCAACAATGCTGCCCAGGTCTGGAATCACACTTTTTACTGGAATTGCTTATCGCCAAATGGTGGCGGCGCTCCTTCAGGCGATCTTGGCGCAGCTATGGATGCTGCCTTTGGTTCCTTTGATAACTTCAAGGCCGAGTTCTCCAAAGCTGCTGCAACCAATTTTGGATCAGGTTGGACCTGGTTGGTCAAGAATGCTGATGGTTCACTGGCCATCGCTTCAACATCAAACGCAGGAACACCCATGACCAGCGGACAGACAGCCCTGCTTACAGTGGATGTCTGGGAGCATGCCTACTATGTTGACTATCGCAATGCCCGTCCAAAATACCTGGAAGAAATCTGGAAGATTTTCAACTGGGATTTTGTTGCAGAGCAATTTGCCAAATAG